GTTCACGCTCGAACAGCTGACGGAAAGCTCCCCGCTGGACGCCCGTCAGGCGCGCGAGGTGCTGGCGCGCATGCAGCAGGAGGGCCGCGTCGTGCCGGACGGCGGCGCGTACCGCCTGCCGGACGCCCGGCCGGACCGGCGCGCGTGACGGGCGACGACCTCGCCACGCTGCTGCACGAAGCGAACCGTGACGCCTGGGAGTCCCTGACGAGCGCGCTCGGCATGGCGGACGGGCAGCCGTCCCCGAGGGTCGGGCGGCTCGTGCAGCACCTCAGCGTCACCAAACGCGGGTACTGGGAAGCGCTCGCCTCGGCGCTCGGGACGCCCGCCGTGCCGGGCGAACTGAACCTGGACGGCGTGTGCGACTGGGAGGAAGCGCTCGCCCGGACCCTCAGCCCCGCGCAGCTCGCGGTGCACGTCCGGTACTCGGAACGCGACCTGGACGCCGCCGCCCTGCTGCGCCTGAACGCCCGCCACACCGTCTGGCACGCCGGGCAGATCGCGGCCCTGAGCCGCGCCCCGCGCCTCGCCTGAACCGTGCCCGCCGACGCCACCTCCGCCCCGGGGACCGCGCCGGACGCCCTGTTCGACCTGGCCGTGAACCGCGCCGCCACCACCCTGCACGGCCTGGGCCTCCCCGGCCCGCAGCACCCCAAGGCGGACGCCGCCCTGCAGGAATGGCATGCCCGGACCCGATTCGCGCGCCGCGTGCCGCTCGCGGACGTGCAGGCCCGCCTCGCCAGCCACCCGGCCCTGCACGCCCCGGACGTGCCCTGGACGGGCTGGCACTGGGCGGGCGGCCCGGACGGCGCGTGGCGGCCCGGACGCGCCCCCTTCCCGTGACGCGGATGGTTTCCGGACCGTCAATTGCCCGCCCGCGTACCCTCTAGACTGCGGGCGTGCCGGAACTTCCCGAGGTCGAAACCACCCGCCTGAAGATCGAACCCCACCTGAAAGGCAGGCGACTCCTGCGCCTGGAGCACGACGCGCCCCACAAGTACCGCGACACGCACCTCGCCGCCGGACGCACCATCGCCACCCTCACGCGGCGCGGCAAGTACCTGTTCCTGAACCTCGAAGACCCCGGCGAGGAACCCCTCGAACTGATCGTGCACCTCGGCATGACGGGCGGCTTCCGTTTTCAGCCGACCACGCACACCCGCGTCACGCTGCACCTGGACGGCAGCGACCCCCTGTACTTCCAGGACGCGCGCCGCTTCGGGAAGATGGCGGTCGTGCGGCCCGGCCAGTACCGCAGCATGCCGACCCTCGCCGCGATGGGCCCGGAACCCCTCTCGGACGCGTTCAGCGAGGCGGGCTTCGTGCGGACCGTCACGGACGCCGGCAAGATGATCAAACCGTGGCTGCTGTCGCAGGGGCCCGTGGCGGGCGTCGGGAACATCTACGCCGACGAGAGCCTCTGGGCGTCCCGCCTGCACCCCGCTCAGACGCACCTGACGCGCCCCGAGGCCGCCCGCCTGTACTCGGCCATCCGGGACACCATGCGGGCCGCCGTGGACGCGGGCGGCAGCACCCTGTCGGACGGCACGTACCAGC
This genomic window from Deinococcus aquiradiocola contains:
- a CDS encoding DNA-formamidopyrimidine glycosylase: MPELPEVETTRLKIEPHLKGRRLLRLEHDAPHKYRDTHLAAGRTIATLTRRGKYLFLNLEDPGEEPLELIVHLGMTGGFRFQPTTHTRVTLHLDGSDPLYFQDARRFGKMAVVRPGQYRSMPTLAAMGPEPLSDAFSEAGFVRTVTDAGKMIKPWLLSQGPVAGVGNIYADESLWASRLHPAQTHLTRPEAARLYSAIRDTMRAAVDAGGSTLSDGTYQQPDGMSGLFQTRHNVYDRAGQPCPRCGTPIVRTVLAQRGTHFCPHCQVLRHP